From the Marinomonas sp. THO17 genome, one window contains:
- a CDS encoding AAA family ATPase has product MARIIAVTNQKGGVGKTTTCVNLAASLTAMKRRVLLIDLDPQGNATTGSGLSKEELETSVYDVLVGSHGVKEVMKKSSPGDYWVLPANGDLTGAEVALLDLPSKETRLRAGLYEVDNDFDFILLDCPPALNMLTVNALAASQGVLIPVQCEYYALEGLSALLQTIERITQALNPSLEVEGIVRTMYDPRPSLTHDVSVQLHKYFGNKVYDTVIPRNIRLAESPSYGLPVLHYEKQSRGAIAYLALAGEFIRKRAA; this is encoded by the coding sequence ATGGCTAGAATTATCGCAGTGACAAATCAAAAAGGTGGCGTAGGTAAAACCACGACTTGCGTTAACTTAGCAGCGTCTTTGACGGCTATGAAGCGTCGAGTGTTATTAATTGATTTGGATCCACAAGGAAACGCGACCACTGGCAGTGGCCTTAGTAAAGAAGAATTGGAAACCAGTGTCTACGATGTGCTAGTGGGGTCTCATGGCGTTAAAGAAGTCATGAAAAAAAGTTCTCCAGGTGATTATTGGGTATTGCCAGCTAATGGCGATTTAACTGGTGCAGAAGTGGCGTTGCTGGATCTTCCGAGCAAAGAAACGCGTTTAAGAGCTGGCTTATATGAGGTAGATAATGATTTTGATTTCATTCTACTCGATTGTCCACCTGCGTTGAACATGCTAACGGTCAATGCTCTTGCCGCGTCGCAAGGAGTGTTGATTCCTGTGCAATGTGAATATTACGCACTAGAGGGTCTTAGTGCGCTCCTTCAAACCATTGAACGTATCACACAAGCATTAAACCCATCTTTGGAGGTCGAAGGCATAGTGCGAACCATGTATGATCCTCGTCCGAGTTTGACTCATGATGTGTCTGTGCAACTGCACAAATATTTTGGCAACAAGGTTTATGACACTGTAATTCCAAGAAATATTCGTTTGGCGGAATCTCCTAGCTATGGTTTGCCGGTGTTGCATTATGAGAAACAATCTCGTGGTGCTATCGCCTATCTAGCATTGGCGGGCGAATTTATTCGTAAACGTGCAGCATAA
- a CDS encoding ParB/RepB/Spo0J family partition protein, which yields MTTKKRGLGRGLDALLAPQTSVTKDVDGDTAEDQVKGLTYLPVEWLSKGKFQPRRDMNTSQLEDLAASIRTQGIMQPIVVRPISGPNQYEIIAGERRWRAAKLAGLEQVPVIVRHVEDADAVVLALIENIQREDLNPVEEALALQRLVEDFNLTQQEVADTVGKSRSAVANLLRLLGLTPEVRRLLEHGDIEMGHARALLPLEYDKQIQAASQVVTKSLSVRETEKLVKNYQVNADKADESKPELPDLSAEAEKISQKINAAVKIQPSAKGKGKLVIEYRNPEHLELLISELMAEK from the coding sequence ATGACGACGAAAAAAAGAGGCCTAGGTCGAGGTTTAGATGCATTATTGGCACCACAGACAAGCGTGACCAAGGATGTTGATGGCGATACGGCGGAAGATCAGGTAAAAGGGCTCACCTATTTACCCGTAGAATGGTTATCTAAAGGTAAATTTCAACCTCGTCGTGATATGAATACTTCACAATTGGAAGATCTTGCTGCTTCGATTCGTACCCAAGGCATTATGCAGCCGATTGTGGTACGTCCTATCAGTGGACCTAATCAGTATGAAATCATTGCTGGTGAACGTCGTTGGCGCGCTGCTAAGTTAGCTGGCTTAGAGCAGGTACCTGTTATTGTCCGTCATGTGGAAGATGCGGATGCTGTGGTATTGGCTTTGATTGAAAACATTCAACGTGAAGATCTTAATCCAGTAGAAGAAGCTTTGGCATTGCAGCGCTTAGTAGAAGATTTTAATTTAACTCAACAAGAAGTAGCGGACACGGTAGGAAAATCCCGTTCTGCAGTTGCCAATTTGTTGCGTTTATTGGGATTGACGCCAGAAGTACGCCGCTTACTTGAGCACGGTGATATAGAAATGGGACACGCGCGTGCCTTATTGCCTTTGGAATATGATAAACAAATTCAAGCTGCGTCTCAGGTGGTGACTAAGTCTTTGTCTGTACGAGAAACAGAAAAATTGGTGAAAAATTACCAAGTGAACGCCGATAAAGCAGACGAGAGTAAACCAGAATTGCCTGATTTGAGTGCAGAAGCAGAGAAAATCAGTCAAAAAATCAATGCCGCCGTTAAAATTCAACCCAGTGCCAAAGGCAAAGGTAAGTTGGTGATTGAATATCGTAATCCAGAACACCTAGAGTTATTGATCAGTGAGTTAATGGCTGAAAAATGA